One Anabas testudineus chromosome 15, fAnaTes1.2, whole genome shotgun sequence genomic window carries:
- the zswim8 gene encoding zinc finger SWIM domain-containing protein 8 isoform X1 — protein sequence MELMFAEWEDGERFSFEDSDRFEEDSLCSFISEAESLCQNWRGWRKQSAGPNSPTVKIKDGQVIPLVELSAKQVAFHIPFEVVEKVYPPVPEQLQLRIAYWSFPENEEDIRLYSCLANGSPDEFQRGEQLYRIRAVKDPLQIGFHLSATVVSSQSGQSKGAYNVAVMFDRCRITSCSCTCGAGAKWCAHVVALCLFRIHNASAVCLRAPVSESLSRLQRDQLQKFAQYLISELPQQILPTAQRLLDELLSSQSTAINTVCGAPDPTAGPSASDQSTWYLDESTLSDNIKKTLHKFCGPSPVVFSDVNSMYLSSTEPPAAAEWACLLRPLRGREPEGIWNLLSIVREMFKRRDSNAAPLLEILTEQCLTYEQIISWWYSVRTSASHSSASGHTGRSNGQSEVAAHACASMCDEMVVLWRLAVLDPTMSPCRRLELAGQLKQWHLKVIEIVKRGQHRKSLDKLFQGFKPAVESCYFNWEVAYPLEGITYCSADKKSATFCWSRAVQHQRGVKAAAGGSGDPPEPGGGGRAEGDYKGRASGHSSQQEVAVRPKETILTKRKGLSVSGGGGMLVRLGGGVSLSLEDGGGKCMYKSPGSSSGGKLKLTQGSGKGASVGGSGGSGGLGGGKHASAKRRTSSEDSSLEPDLAELSLDDGCSLALGAEASNTFEFLPPPPEMLPSPSPLLRDSRKYSSSGGSKMFETKRVNHAFVALPAAEPALPCFPPKDTVLVVMDAPSAAEKEVELDVEPGQNKDEDVDSASSNQPSNSTATARSGTTPTSGKPPRSRREAASAGVAAAATGEPPNQGAEAAAGVARGEGGEAVGEDDYQAYYLSAASEDGADRQLPDNHQEEEPDIFAGIKPLEQEGRMEVLFACAEALHAHGYSNEACRLAVELARDLLANPPDLKVEQPQTKGKKSKVSTSRQTQVATNTLSKAAFLLTVLSERLELHNLAFSTGMFSLELQRPPASTKALEVKLAYQESEVVALLKKIPLGLVEMSTIRERAEQLRDGNFCDYRPVLPLMLASFIFDVLCTPVCAVVSPTGSRPPSRNRNIEMPGDEELGFEAAVAALGMKTTVSEAEHPLLCEGTRRVKGDLALALMITYKDDQSKLKKILDKLLDRESQTHKPQTLSSFYSSKPAAGSQRSPSKHTTTSHSGVSGATGGVSKHTPSSSSATTVAGSSSSSSSAVPIAGEVVAHQTDLNPVQNSTAGESATETREHVSDGPTSSNDQQNETAPFKLEATVPSRLALGVRCGYSQRCWGSPVRQKKKHTGMASIDSSAPETTSDSSPTLSRRPLRGSWAATSWGRGQDSDSISSSSSDSLGSSSSSGSRRAGGGARAKSTDTSRYKGRRPECHAPHVPNQPSEAAAHFYFELAKTVLIKAGGNSSTSIFTQPSASGGHQGPHRNLHLCAFEIGLYALGLHNFVSPNWLSRTYSSHVSWITGQAMEIGSAALNILVECWDGHLTPPEVASLADRASRARDPNMVRAAAELALSCLPHAHALNPNEIQRALVQCKEQDNVMLEKACMAVEEAAKGGGVYPEVLFEVAHQWYWLYEQSVGGGSGQQRETSGRCGANGGSGRRPPESSCVLESGVNMESPGVATVTASVTAAAVVPVISVGSTIYQSHAIPGQAMAHPHSQGLHPYTTIQAHLPTVCTPQYLGHPLQHVPRPTVFPVSGAAYPQGMHPAFIGAQYPFSVTAGPQPPMAATAVTFPGVPVPSMTQIAVHPYHTETGLPLSTTVAVGSVHSGPTIQAIQGASLPSLSSQPGSLVSTPFPAEDEQHSQPISQQGLHYLHSAYRVGMLALEMLGRRAHNDHPNNFSRSPPYTEDVKWLLGLAARLGVNYVYQFCVGAAKGVLSPFVLQEIIMEALQRLNPAHIHAHLRTPAFHQLVQRCQQAYLQYIHHRLIHLTPADYDDFVNIIRSARGAFCLTPVGMMQFNDVLQNLKRGKQTKELWQRISLEMATFSP from the exons GTTATATTCCTGCCTTGCTAATGGGAGTCCAGATGAATTCCAGCGTGGAGAGCAGCTGTACAGGATCAGAGCTGTCAAAGACCCCCTGCAGATTG GCTTCCATCTCAGTGCTACAGTTGTGTCCAGCCAGTCAGGGCAGTCTAAAGGAGCCTACAATGTGGCTGTCATGTTTGATCGCTGCCGCATCACTTCCTGCAGCTGTACGTGTGGTGCCGGGGCCAAATGGTGTGCTCATGTGGTCGCCCTCTGCCTCTTTAGGATCCACAAT gCATCAGCAGTGTGTCTGAGGGCTCCAGTCTCAGAATCTTTGTCCAGACTGCAGAGGGACCAGCTCCAAAAGTTCGCCCAGTACCTCATCAGTGAGCTGCCTCAGCAG ATCTTACCCACAGCCCAGCGGCTGCTGGATGAGCTACTGTCCTCTCAGTCTACTGCCATCAACACCGTGTGTGGAGCTCCAG acCCGACAGCTGGCCCTTCGGCGTCTGACCAGAGCACCTGGTATTTAGATGAGTCGACCCTCAGTGACAACATCAAAAAAACTCTACACAAATTCTGTGGGCCATCACCTGTTGTCTTCAG TGACGTAAACTCCATGTATCTGTCATCAACGGAGCCTCCGGCCGCTGCTGAGTGGGCATGTCTGTTGCGACCTCTGAGGGGCAGAGAGCCAGAAGGCATCTGGAACCTACTGTCTATCGTCAGGGAAATGTTTAAGAGACGAGATAGCAATGCTGCCCCACTGCTTGAGATCCTCACTGAGCAATGCCTCACCTATGAACAG atcaTCAGCTGGTGGTACAGTGTTCGGACGTCAGCGTCCCACAGCAGTGCCAGTGGCCACACAGGTCGCAGCAATGGCCAGTCGGAGGTGGCAGCTCATGCCTGTGCCAGCATGTGCGATGAGATGGTGGTACTGTGGAGGCTGGCGGTGCTTGACCCCACCATGAGCCCCTGCAG ACGTCTGGAACTGGCAGGCCAGCTGAAGCAGTGGCACCTGAAAGTTATAGAGATAGTGAAGCGGGGACAACATCGCAAGTCCCTGGATAAACTGTTCCAGGGTTTTAAGCCAGCGGTGGAGTCATGCTACTTCAACTGGGAAGTGGCCTACCCGCTCGAAGGCATCACATACTGCAGTGCTGATAAAAAGAGTGCCACATTCTGTTGGTCCAGAGCAGTGCAGCACCAAAGAGGAGTcaaagctgctgcaggaggaagTGGAGATCCTCCAGAAccagggggaggagggagagctGAAGGGGATTATAAAGGAAGAGCAAGTGGTCACTCGTCTCAACAAGAGGTGGCAGTGCGACCCAAGGAGACTATTCTTACCAAGAGGAAgggtctgtctgtcagtggagGGGGAGGGATGCTGGTTCGTCTGGGCGGgggtgtctctctctccctggaAGATGGAGGAGGGAAGTGCATGTACAAAAGTCCAGGTTCGTCCTCTGGAGGGAAGCTGAAACTGACACAGGGAAGTGGCAAGGGGGCATCTGTAGGGGGTTCTGGAGGAAGTGGAGGGCTGGGAGGTGGTAAGCATGCCAGTGCAAAGCGGAGAACCAGCAGTGAGGACAGCTCCCTGGAGCCAGACCTGGCTGAGCTCAGCTTGGATGACGGCTGCAGTTTGGCTCTGGGGGCCGAGGCCAGCAACACTTTTGAGTTTCTCCCTCCGCCACCTGAGATGCTTCCCTCCCCAAGCCCACTGCTCAGAGACTCACGCAAgtacagcagcagtggtgggAGCAAGATGTTTGAAACAAAGCGAGTCAACCATGCCTTTGTTGCGCTTCCTGCTGCAGAGCCTGCTCTACCTTGCTTCCCTCCCAAAGACACAGTGCTGGTTGTCATGGATGCCCCCAGTGCTGCAGAAAAGGAAGTGGAGCTGGATGTGGAACCTGGCCAGAACAAAGATGAAGATGTAGACTCAGCTAGCAGTAATCAGCCTTCCAACTCCACTGCTACAGCAAGATCAGGTACCACTCCAACATCTGGCAAGCCACCACGGAGCCGCAGAGAGGCGGCATCTGCTGGAGTAGCAGCTGCAGCCACAGGTGAACCACCCAACCAAGgagcagaggcagcagctggagttgcaagaggagaaggaggggaagCTGTGGGCGAGGATGACTATCAGGCATACTACCTGAGTGCTGCCTCTGAGGATggagcagacagacagctgccTGACAACCACCAAGAGGAGGAGCCGGACATCTTTGCAGGGATCAAACCGCTGGAGCAGGAAGGACGCATGGAG gtgttgtTTGCATGTGCAGAGGCCCTCCACGCTCATGGCTACAGCAATGAGGCGTGCCGGCTTGCCGTGGAGCTGGCCAGAGACCTGCTAGCCAACCCCCCAGACCTGAAAGTGGAGCAGCCGCAGACTAAG GGTAAGAAGAGCAAGGTGTCGACAAGCCGTCAGACGCAGGTTGCCACCAACACACTGTCCAAAGCTGCTTTCCTCCTCACTGTGCTCAGTGAGCGATTGGAGCTCCACAACCTGGCCTTCAGCACCGGCATGTTCTCCCTGGAACTTCAGAGACCACCAGCATCTACCAAAGCTCTGGAG GTGAAGCTGGCCTACCAGGAGTCGGAGGTGGTGGCTCTGTTGAAGAAGATCCCCCTGGGCCTGGTGGAGATGTCGACCATCAGAGAACGAGCCGAGCAGCTCAGAGACGGAAACTTCTGCGATTACAGACCCGTGCTGCCTCTCATGTTGGCCAGCTTCATCTTTGATGTGCTGTGTACTCCAG TTTGTGCAGTTGTGTCCCCAACGGGTTCTCGTCCACCAAGCCGCAACCGCAACATTGAGATGCCCGGGGATGAGGAGCTGGGCTTCGAGGCTGCTGTCGCTGCACTTG GTATGAAGACCACAGTCAGTGAAGCAGAGCATCCTCTGCTGTGTGAAGGAACTAGACGGGTGAAGGGTGACCTGGCCCTGGCTCTTATGATCACCTATAAGGATGACCAGAGCAAGCTCAAGAAG atCCTGGATAAGTTATTGGACAGAGAGAGTCAGACCCACAAACCCCAGACTCTCAGCTCTTTTTACTCCAGCAAGCCAGCAGCTGGCAGCCAGCGCAGCCCATCCAAACACACCACCACCTCCCACAGTGGGGTGAGTGGGGCCACTGGGGGTGTCTCCAAACACACTCCCTCATCTTCTTCTGCAACCACGGTGGCAGGCTCCTCCTCTAGCTCCTCATCTGCTGTGCCAATAGCTGGTGAAGTGGTAGCTCATCAGACTGATCTAAACCCAGTGCAGAACAGTACAGCAGGGGAGAGTGCTACCGAGACCAGGGAGCATG TGTCAGATGGACCTACTTCATCAAACGACCAGCAGAATGAAACCGCTCCATTCAAGCTGGAGGCCACAGTGCCCAGTCGACTGGCACTGGGAGTGCGCTGTGGATACAGTCAACGCTGCTGGGGTTCACCTGTTCggcagaagaagaaacacactg GCATGGCGAGTATCGACAGCAGTGCTCCAGAGACCACTTCAGACAGTTCCCCTACTCTCAGTCGCCGGCCACTCCGGGGCAGCTGGGCAGCTACGTCATGGGGACGCGGACAGGACAGCGATAGCATCAGCAGTTCATCCTCTGATTCGCTCGGCTCCTCCTCGTCCAGCGGCTCTCGCAGAGCAGGGGGCGGGGCCAGAGCAAAGAGCACTGACACCAGcag GTACAAAGGGCGGCGACCGGAGTGCCACGCCCCCCATGTGCCCAACCAGCCATCAGAGGCAGCAGCCCATTTTTACTTTGAGCTGGCAAAGACAGTGTTGATCAAAGCCGGAGGAaactcctccacctccattTTCACCCAACCCTCAGCCAGTGGGGGTCACCAGGGGCCCCACAGAAACCTGCACTTGTGTGCCTTTGAGATTGGCCTGTATGCTCTTGGCCTCCACAACTTTGTCTCACCCAACTGGCTGTCTAGGACTTACTCCTCTCATGTGTCTTGGATcactg GCCAAGCCATGGAGATTGGTAGTGCAGCACTCAACATTTTGGTGGAGTGTTGGGATGGTCACCTCACCCCTCCAGAGGTGGCATCCCTGGCAGACCGAGCATCGCGAGCCAGGGACCCCAACATGGTTCGGGCGGCAGCAGAGCTGGCCCTGAGCTGTCTGCCTCATGCCCATGCCCTGAATCCCAATGAAATCCAGAGAGCGCTGGTGCAGTGCAAAGAGCAG GACAATGTGATGCTTGAGAAAGCCTGTATGGCAGTAGAAGAAGCAGCCAAGGGTGGAGGTGTGTACCCTGAGGTTCTGTTCGAGGTGGCTCACCAGTGGTACTGGCTGTATGAGCAGTCAGTGGGTGGTGGCTCAGGTCAGCAGCGGGAGACCTCTGGCCGCTGTGGCGCCAACGGGGGTTCGGGCAGGAGGCCACCAGAGTCCAGCTGTGTCCTTGAAAGCGGAGTCAACATGGAGTCTCCGGGGGTGGCGACAGTGACGGCCTCAGTCACTGCAGCGGCTGTTGTACCAGTCATCTCAGTGGGCTCCACCATCTACCAATCTCATGCCATACCCGGGCAGGCCATGGCTCATCCCCACAGCCAGGGCCTCCATCCTTACACCACTATTCAGGCCCACCTCCCCACCGTCTGTACCCCACAGTACCTGGGACACCCTTTGCAGCATGTCCCCCGTCCCACCGTCTTCCCTGTGTCTGGGGCTGCATATCCACAG GGAATGCACCCAGCCTTCATTGGAGCCCAGTACCCATTCTCTGTAACCGCTGGTCCCCAGCCACCCATGGCAGCCACTGCTGTAACTTTTCCTGGTGTCCCTGTGCCGTCCATGACTCAGATCGCCGTCCATCCCTATCACACGGAGACTGGTCTGCCCCTCAGCACCACTGTAGCAG TAGGCAGTGTCCACTCAGGCCCCACCATCCAGGCCATACAGGGAGCATCTCTGCCGTCCCTCTCCTCCCAGCCTGGCTCATTAGTCAGCACCCCTTTCCCAGCAGAGGACGAGCAGCATAGCCAGCCAATCAGCCAGCAGGGCCTGCACTACCTGCATTCAGCCTATAGAGTTG GCATGCTGGCATTAGAAATGTTGGGCAGAAGGGCTCACAATGACCACCCCAACAACTTCTCTAGGAGCCCACCATACACTGAGGATGTCAAGTGGCTGCTGGGACTGGCTGCGAGGCTAG GAGTAAACTATGTGTACCAGTTCTGTGTGGGAGCAGCAAAAGGTGTCCTCAGCCCGTTTGTCCTGCAGGAGATCATAATGGAGGCACTGCAGAGGCTAAACCCCGCCCACATCCACGCCCACCTTCGAACACCTGCGTTCCACCAGCTCGTCCAGCGCTGCCAACAGGCCTACCTGCAG TACATCCATCACCGGCTCATCCATCTGACACCTGCTGATTATGATGACTTTGTCAACATCATCCGCAGCGCTCGCGGTGCTTTCTGCCTGACACCTGTGGGTATGATGCAGTTCAACGATGTCCTGCAGAACCTGAAGAGAGGCAAGCAGACCAAGGAGCT
- the zswim8 gene encoding zinc finger SWIM domain-containing protein 8 isoform X2, translated as MELMFAEWEDGERFSFEDSDRFEEDSLCSFISEAESLCQNWRGWRKQSAGPNSPTVKIKDGQVIPLVELSAKQVAFHIPFEVVEKVYPPVPEQLQLRIAYWSFPENEEDIRLYSCLANGSPDEFQRGEQLYRIRAVKDPLQIGFHLSATVVSSQSGQSKGAYNVAVMFDRCRITSCSCTCGAGAKWCAHVVALCLFRIHNASAVCLRAPVSESLSRLQRDQLQKFAQYLISELPQQILPTAQRLLDELLSSQSTAINTVCGAPDPTAGPSASDQSTWYLDESTLSDNIKKTLHKFCGPSPVVFSDVNSMYLSSTEPPAAAEWACLLRPLRGREPEGIWNLLSIVREMFKRRDSNAAPLLEILTEQCLTYEQIISWWYSVRTSASHSSASGHTGRSNGQSEVAAHACASMCDEMVVLWRLAVLDPTMSPCRRLELAGQLKQWHLKVIEIVKRGQHRKSLDKLFQGFKPAVESCYFNWEVAYPLEGITYCSADKKSATFCWSRAVQHQRGVKAAAGGSGDPPEPGGGGRAEGDYKGRASGHSSQQEVAVRPKETILTKRKGLSVSGGGGMLVRLGGGVSLSLEDGGGKCMYKSPGSSSGGKLKLTQGSGKGASVGGSGGSGGLGGGKHASAKRRTSSEDSSLEPDLAELSLDDGCSLALGAEASNTFEFLPPPPEMLPSPSPLLRDSRKYSSSGGSKMFETKRVNHAFVALPAAEPALPCFPPKDTVLVVMDAPSAAEKEVELDVEPGQNKDEDVDSASSNQPSNSTATARSGTTPTSGKPPRSRREAASAGVAAAATGEPPNQGAEAAAGVARGEGGEAVGEDDYQAYYLSAASEDGADRQLPDNHQEEEPDIFAGIKPLEQEGRMEVLFACAEALHAHGYSNEACRLAVELARDLLANPPDLKVEQPQTKGKKSKVSTSRQTQVATNTLSKAAFLLTVLSERLELHNLAFSTGMFSLELQRPPASTKALEVKLAYQESEVVALLKKIPLGLVEMSTIRERAEQLRDGNFCDYRPVLPLMLASFIFDVLCTPVVSPTGSRPPSRNRNIEMPGDEELGFEAAVAALGMKTTVSEAEHPLLCEGTRRVKGDLALALMITYKDDQSKLKKILDKLLDRESQTHKPQTLSSFYSSKPAAGSQRSPSKHTTTSHSGVSGATGGVSKHTPSSSSATTVAGSSSSSSSAVPIAGEVVAHQTDLNPVQNSTAGESATETREHVSDGPTSSNDQQNETAPFKLEATVPSRLALGVRCGYSQRCWGSPVRQKKKHTGMASIDSSAPETTSDSSPTLSRRPLRGSWAATSWGRGQDSDSISSSSSDSLGSSSSSGSRRAGGGARAKSTDTSRYKGRRPECHAPHVPNQPSEAAAHFYFELAKTVLIKAGGNSSTSIFTQPSASGGHQGPHRNLHLCAFEIGLYALGLHNFVSPNWLSRTYSSHVSWITGQAMEIGSAALNILVECWDGHLTPPEVASLADRASRARDPNMVRAAAELALSCLPHAHALNPNEIQRALVQCKEQDNVMLEKACMAVEEAAKGGGVYPEVLFEVAHQWYWLYEQSVGGGSGQQRETSGRCGANGGSGRRPPESSCVLESGVNMESPGVATVTASVTAAAVVPVISVGSTIYQSHAIPGQAMAHPHSQGLHPYTTIQAHLPTVCTPQYLGHPLQHVPRPTVFPVSGAAYPQGMHPAFIGAQYPFSVTAGPQPPMAATAVTFPGVPVPSMTQIAVHPYHTETGLPLSTTVAVGSVHSGPTIQAIQGASLPSLSSQPGSLVSTPFPAEDEQHSQPISQQGLHYLHSAYRVGMLALEMLGRRAHNDHPNNFSRSPPYTEDVKWLLGLAARLGVNYVYQFCVGAAKGVLSPFVLQEIIMEALQRLNPAHIHAHLRTPAFHQLVQRCQQAYLQYIHHRLIHLTPADYDDFVNIIRSARGAFCLTPVGMMQFNDVLQNLKRGKQTKELWQRISLEMATFSP; from the exons GTTATATTCCTGCCTTGCTAATGGGAGTCCAGATGAATTCCAGCGTGGAGAGCAGCTGTACAGGATCAGAGCTGTCAAAGACCCCCTGCAGATTG GCTTCCATCTCAGTGCTACAGTTGTGTCCAGCCAGTCAGGGCAGTCTAAAGGAGCCTACAATGTGGCTGTCATGTTTGATCGCTGCCGCATCACTTCCTGCAGCTGTACGTGTGGTGCCGGGGCCAAATGGTGTGCTCATGTGGTCGCCCTCTGCCTCTTTAGGATCCACAAT gCATCAGCAGTGTGTCTGAGGGCTCCAGTCTCAGAATCTTTGTCCAGACTGCAGAGGGACCAGCTCCAAAAGTTCGCCCAGTACCTCATCAGTGAGCTGCCTCAGCAG ATCTTACCCACAGCCCAGCGGCTGCTGGATGAGCTACTGTCCTCTCAGTCTACTGCCATCAACACCGTGTGTGGAGCTCCAG acCCGACAGCTGGCCCTTCGGCGTCTGACCAGAGCACCTGGTATTTAGATGAGTCGACCCTCAGTGACAACATCAAAAAAACTCTACACAAATTCTGTGGGCCATCACCTGTTGTCTTCAG TGACGTAAACTCCATGTATCTGTCATCAACGGAGCCTCCGGCCGCTGCTGAGTGGGCATGTCTGTTGCGACCTCTGAGGGGCAGAGAGCCAGAAGGCATCTGGAACCTACTGTCTATCGTCAGGGAAATGTTTAAGAGACGAGATAGCAATGCTGCCCCACTGCTTGAGATCCTCACTGAGCAATGCCTCACCTATGAACAG atcaTCAGCTGGTGGTACAGTGTTCGGACGTCAGCGTCCCACAGCAGTGCCAGTGGCCACACAGGTCGCAGCAATGGCCAGTCGGAGGTGGCAGCTCATGCCTGTGCCAGCATGTGCGATGAGATGGTGGTACTGTGGAGGCTGGCGGTGCTTGACCCCACCATGAGCCCCTGCAG ACGTCTGGAACTGGCAGGCCAGCTGAAGCAGTGGCACCTGAAAGTTATAGAGATAGTGAAGCGGGGACAACATCGCAAGTCCCTGGATAAACTGTTCCAGGGTTTTAAGCCAGCGGTGGAGTCATGCTACTTCAACTGGGAAGTGGCCTACCCGCTCGAAGGCATCACATACTGCAGTGCTGATAAAAAGAGTGCCACATTCTGTTGGTCCAGAGCAGTGCAGCACCAAAGAGGAGTcaaagctgctgcaggaggaagTGGAGATCCTCCAGAAccagggggaggagggagagctGAAGGGGATTATAAAGGAAGAGCAAGTGGTCACTCGTCTCAACAAGAGGTGGCAGTGCGACCCAAGGAGACTATTCTTACCAAGAGGAAgggtctgtctgtcagtggagGGGGAGGGATGCTGGTTCGTCTGGGCGGgggtgtctctctctccctggaAGATGGAGGAGGGAAGTGCATGTACAAAAGTCCAGGTTCGTCCTCTGGAGGGAAGCTGAAACTGACACAGGGAAGTGGCAAGGGGGCATCTGTAGGGGGTTCTGGAGGAAGTGGAGGGCTGGGAGGTGGTAAGCATGCCAGTGCAAAGCGGAGAACCAGCAGTGAGGACAGCTCCCTGGAGCCAGACCTGGCTGAGCTCAGCTTGGATGACGGCTGCAGTTTGGCTCTGGGGGCCGAGGCCAGCAACACTTTTGAGTTTCTCCCTCCGCCACCTGAGATGCTTCCCTCCCCAAGCCCACTGCTCAGAGACTCACGCAAgtacagcagcagtggtgggAGCAAGATGTTTGAAACAAAGCGAGTCAACCATGCCTTTGTTGCGCTTCCTGCTGCAGAGCCTGCTCTACCTTGCTTCCCTCCCAAAGACACAGTGCTGGTTGTCATGGATGCCCCCAGTGCTGCAGAAAAGGAAGTGGAGCTGGATGTGGAACCTGGCCAGAACAAAGATGAAGATGTAGACTCAGCTAGCAGTAATCAGCCTTCCAACTCCACTGCTACAGCAAGATCAGGTACCACTCCAACATCTGGCAAGCCACCACGGAGCCGCAGAGAGGCGGCATCTGCTGGAGTAGCAGCTGCAGCCACAGGTGAACCACCCAACCAAGgagcagaggcagcagctggagttgcaagaggagaaggaggggaagCTGTGGGCGAGGATGACTATCAGGCATACTACCTGAGTGCTGCCTCTGAGGATggagcagacagacagctgccTGACAACCACCAAGAGGAGGAGCCGGACATCTTTGCAGGGATCAAACCGCTGGAGCAGGAAGGACGCATGGAG gtgttgtTTGCATGTGCAGAGGCCCTCCACGCTCATGGCTACAGCAATGAGGCGTGCCGGCTTGCCGTGGAGCTGGCCAGAGACCTGCTAGCCAACCCCCCAGACCTGAAAGTGGAGCAGCCGCAGACTAAG GGTAAGAAGAGCAAGGTGTCGACAAGCCGTCAGACGCAGGTTGCCACCAACACACTGTCCAAAGCTGCTTTCCTCCTCACTGTGCTCAGTGAGCGATTGGAGCTCCACAACCTGGCCTTCAGCACCGGCATGTTCTCCCTGGAACTTCAGAGACCACCAGCATCTACCAAAGCTCTGGAG GTGAAGCTGGCCTACCAGGAGTCGGAGGTGGTGGCTCTGTTGAAGAAGATCCCCCTGGGCCTGGTGGAGATGTCGACCATCAGAGAACGAGCCGAGCAGCTCAGAGACGGAAACTTCTGCGATTACAGACCCGTGCTGCCTCTCATGTTGGCCAGCTTCATCTTTGATGTGCTGTGTACTCCAG TTGTGTCCCCAACGGGTTCTCGTCCACCAAGCCGCAACCGCAACATTGAGATGCCCGGGGATGAGGAGCTGGGCTTCGAGGCTGCTGTCGCTGCACTTG GTATGAAGACCACAGTCAGTGAAGCAGAGCATCCTCTGCTGTGTGAAGGAACTAGACGGGTGAAGGGTGACCTGGCCCTGGCTCTTATGATCACCTATAAGGATGACCAGAGCAAGCTCAAGAAG atCCTGGATAAGTTATTGGACAGAGAGAGTCAGACCCACAAACCCCAGACTCTCAGCTCTTTTTACTCCAGCAAGCCAGCAGCTGGCAGCCAGCGCAGCCCATCCAAACACACCACCACCTCCCACAGTGGGGTGAGTGGGGCCACTGGGGGTGTCTCCAAACACACTCCCTCATCTTCTTCTGCAACCACGGTGGCAGGCTCCTCCTCTAGCTCCTCATCTGCTGTGCCAATAGCTGGTGAAGTGGTAGCTCATCAGACTGATCTAAACCCAGTGCAGAACAGTACAGCAGGGGAGAGTGCTACCGAGACCAGGGAGCATG TGTCAGATGGACCTACTTCATCAAACGACCAGCAGAATGAAACCGCTCCATTCAAGCTGGAGGCCACAGTGCCCAGTCGACTGGCACTGGGAGTGCGCTGTGGATACAGTCAACGCTGCTGGGGTTCACCTGTTCggcagaagaagaaacacactg GCATGGCGAGTATCGACAGCAGTGCTCCAGAGACCACTTCAGACAGTTCCCCTACTCTCAGTCGCCGGCCACTCCGGGGCAGCTGGGCAGCTACGTCATGGGGACGCGGACAGGACAGCGATAGCATCAGCAGTTCATCCTCTGATTCGCTCGGCTCCTCCTCGTCCAGCGGCTCTCGCAGAGCAGGGGGCGGGGCCAGAGCAAAGAGCACTGACACCAGcag GTACAAAGGGCGGCGACCGGAGTGCCACGCCCCCCATGTGCCCAACCAGCCATCAGAGGCAGCAGCCCATTTTTACTTTGAGCTGGCAAAGACAGTGTTGATCAAAGCCGGAGGAaactcctccacctccattTTCACCCAACCCTCAGCCAGTGGGGGTCACCAGGGGCCCCACAGAAACCTGCACTTGTGTGCCTTTGAGATTGGCCTGTATGCTCTTGGCCTCCACAACTTTGTCTCACCCAACTGGCTGTCTAGGACTTACTCCTCTCATGTGTCTTGGATcactg GCCAAGCCATGGAGATTGGTAGTGCAGCACTCAACATTTTGGTGGAGTGTTGGGATGGTCACCTCACCCCTCCAGAGGTGGCATCCCTGGCAGACCGAGCATCGCGAGCCAGGGACCCCAACATGGTTCGGGCGGCAGCAGAGCTGGCCCTGAGCTGTCTGCCTCATGCCCATGCCCTGAATCCCAATGAAATCCAGAGAGCGCTGGTGCAGTGCAAAGAGCAG GACAATGTGATGCTTGAGAAAGCCTGTATGGCAGTAGAAGAAGCAGCCAAGGGTGGAGGTGTGTACCCTGAGGTTCTGTTCGAGGTGGCTCACCAGTGGTACTGGCTGTATGAGCAGTCAGTGGGTGGTGGCTCAGGTCAGCAGCGGGAGACCTCTGGCCGCTGTGGCGCCAACGGGGGTTCGGGCAGGAGGCCACCAGAGTCCAGCTGTGTCCTTGAAAGCGGAGTCAACATGGAGTCTCCGGGGGTGGCGACAGTGACGGCCTCAGTCACTGCAGCGGCTGTTGTACCAGTCATCTCAGTGGGCTCCACCATCTACCAATCTCATGCCATACCCGGGCAGGCCATGGCTCATCCCCACAGCCAGGGCCTCCATCCTTACACCACTATTCAGGCCCACCTCCCCACCGTCTGTACCCCACAGTACCTGGGACACCCTTTGCAGCATGTCCCCCGTCCCACCGTCTTCCCTGTGTCTGGGGCTGCATATCCACAG GGAATGCACCCAGCCTTCATTGGAGCCCAGTACCCATTCTCTGTAACCGCTGGTCCCCAGCCACCCATGGCAGCCACTGCTGTAACTTTTCCTGGTGTCCCTGTGCCGTCCATGACTCAGATCGCCGTCCATCCCTATCACACGGAGACTGGTCTGCCCCTCAGCACCACTGTAGCAG TAGGCAGTGTCCACTCAGGCCCCACCATCCAGGCCATACAGGGAGCATCTCTGCCGTCCCTCTCCTCCCAGCCTGGCTCATTAGTCAGCACCCCTTTCCCAGCAGAGGACGAGCAGCATAGCCAGCCAATCAGCCAGCAGGGCCTGCACTACCTGCATTCAGCCTATAGAGTTG GCATGCTGGCATTAGAAATGTTGGGCAGAAGGGCTCACAATGACCACCCCAACAACTTCTCTAGGAGCCCACCATACACTGAGGATGTCAAGTGGCTGCTGGGACTGGCTGCGAGGCTAG GAGTAAACTATGTGTACCAGTTCTGTGTGGGAGCAGCAAAAGGTGTCCTCAGCCCGTTTGTCCTGCAGGAGATCATAATGGAGGCACTGCAGAGGCTAAACCCCGCCCACATCCACGCCCACCTTCGAACACCTGCGTTCCACCAGCTCGTCCAGCGCTGCCAACAGGCCTACCTGCAG TACATCCATCACCGGCTCATCCATCTGACACCTGCTGATTATGATGACTTTGTCAACATCATCCGCAGCGCTCGCGGTGCTTTCTGCCTGACACCTGTGGGTATGATGCAGTTCAACGATGTCCTGCAGAACCTGAAGAGAGGCAAGCAGACCAAGGAGCT